The Myxococcus virescens region CGGCTTCCTCCACCTGGTGCTCGCGCACCGCCACGTTGACCAGGTGATTGAGGCTGGCGCACTGGTTGGCCAGGTCCTGGACGTCGATGCTGATGCGCAGACCTTCCTCCAGCTCCGCGCACAGCTCCCCCACATCTCCATCGCCCCGCAGGTAGCGGCACATGGGGACCCACGCGTGGGACCAGCCCTGGTGCATCAGCGCGTTGAGCTCCACACCCACGCGCCCCATTTCGAGGTACGCACGCTCCGCATCCTGGAAGCGCGAGGCCAGGAACTGGCTGGTGGCCAGCATCATCAGGCCCGTCTGCACCTCCCACATGTCCCCCACCTGCCGCAGCAGCGACACCGCCTGCTCGCCGTACTCGGTGGCGCGGGCCTGCTCGTTGGTGAAGATGGACTGCGTGGCCAGCCGGCTCAACGCCACGCCCTCCGCCGCCGTATCCCGTGAGCGCCGCGCATGCTCCAGCGCGCGCTGACACCAGTGCCCCGAACGCCCCACCAGCCCCGAGCCGAACAGCAGCGAGCCGTAGTAGCTGGTCGCCAGGCTCAGGCCGTACTCACTGCGCGAGCGCTCCGCCATCGTCGTGGCCACCAGCGTGGCCCAGGTGAGCTTCCCGATGTCCGCGAAGTAGTAGATCTTGATGAGCGAGATGAGCGTGGACAGCTGCTTCAGGTACAGCGGCAGCCGCGCGCCCAGTGGCCGCACCAGCCAGGGAAACAGGCCGTAGAGCAGGTGCAGCCCCATGGCCAGCACCGAGCGCAGCACCAGCGCCGCCATGCTCCGCGGCATCGTGCGCCCCATGAGCTCCAGCGCCGTCTCCAGCTCCTGGATGGCGCGCTTCGACTCGCCCTTCTCCTGGTGGGCCCGGCCCAGGCCCAGGTGAATCTCCGCGCGGCGCGGCACCTGCTCCTCGTCCGCCAGACACTGCTCGAACATGAGGATGGCGCCCGCGTAGTTGCCCGCGTTGAGCAGGGTCTCCGCCAGCTCCTTCATCACGACGTGCGTCTTGCGGAGGACCTCCTCCGGGTCCAACGCCACGGTGCCACCCAGAATCTCCATGGCCCGGTTGTAGTGGTGGACGGCGTCGTCGTTGGCGTACTGCTCGCGCGCGCTGCGCGCCGCCATCAACGTGTACTCCAGGCCCTTCACCTCGTCGTTTCCAGCCAGCGAATGGTAGGCCAGGATGCCCGCCGACTTGACGGGGTTCTCCCCGGCGCGGGCCTCGATGAAGCGCGCCATGCGCCGGTGCAGGTCCTCGCGCGCGGACACCAGCAGCGTGGTGTACGCCACGTCGCGGATGACGATGTGCTTGAAGATGCAGGTGAAGGGCTCCTCCAGTTCCAGGAGGATGAGCCCCAGCCGCGTCAGCGTGTCGATGGCCTCGCGAATCCGCTCCGGGGACACCGAGCCGGGCGCCAGCGCGGCCACCGCCTCCAGCGTGAAGATGCGCCCCACCACGGAGGCCACGCGCACCACCAGCTTCTCCGTCTCCGTGAGCAGGTCGATGCGCGCCAGCACCACGTCCTGGATGGAGTCCGGCAGCTCCAGCCCCTGCAGGCTGCGCTTGAGCTCCAACCGCTCCGCCCCCGGCGCCACCGGTCCCAGGTAGCCCTTCTCCACCATGCCCTGGACGATGGACTCGGTGAAGAACGGGTTGCCCTGCACCTTGGCCAGCAGCAGGTCCTCCAGCGCCGTGTCCGGCGTCTCCATGCGCAGGTGCAGCCGCAGCAGCGCCCGCGTGTCCTCGTCATCCAGGCTGGACAAGTCCAACCATCGCAGCCCGGGCAGCCCCTTGAGGCTCTTGAGGTGGTCGCCCGGCCGCATCGTCACCAGCAGCGTCACCCGCAGCGGGGACAACCGCGCGGCGACGTACTCGATGAGGTCGACGGAGATGTTGTCGGCCCAGTGCAGGTCCTCGAAGAAGAGCAGCACCGGCGTCTGGCGCGACACCTTCTCCAGGAGCTGGAGGATGATTTGGAAGAGCTTCTGGTTCTTCCGCCGGGCATCCAGGCCGCGCGTGAGCGGTGACTCCTCCACGGGCAAGCCCAGGATGCCCGCGAGCACGGGTATCCATTCCGGCCCCGTGTCCTCCAGGCCCGCGAAGCCCTGGCGCAGCTGGGCCAGCTGCGTCTCCACGTCGTCGCCTTCGTGCAGTCCGAAGAGTTGGACGAGCACCTCCTTCCACGGGAAGAAGGGCGTGAACATCTCGTACGAGTAGCAGATGCCGTAGAGGCTGTGGGCCCCCCGCGTCTCCGCCACCTCCACCACCTTCGCGCCCAGCCGCGACTTGCCGATGCCCGCTTCGCCCGACACCACGCAGATGCGGCCGTGGCCCTCCAGCGATTCGTCCACGGCCTGGCGCAGCGACTCCACCTCGCGCTGCCGGCCGACGATGTCGCCCTTGCCCTTGAGGAACAGGCTGCGGCGCACCTCCGCCGACAGCCGGTAGACAGGCACCGCGCGTGACACGCCCTTGAGCCGCGCGTCCTCCACGAACTCGGTGTCGAAGCCGCCCTGGTGCAGCTTGCGCTCCGTCTGCGCGTCGATGTGGATGCCGCTGCCCTGCCCGTGCGTCATCAGGCGGGCGGCCATGTTCACGACTTCGCCGAGCGCGGAGTACCCCTTGCGCCAGGGAGAGCCCATGTCGCCGAAGTAGGCCGGACCGGTGGCGATGCCAATCTGCAGCGACGAGACGAAGGGGAAGGACTCCCGCTCCCGCATCAGCTTGCACGCGAGCCGGCAGGCCAGCACCTCCTTGCTCTGCAAGGCCGTGGGCGCGCCGAAGATGACGTAGAGGACGTTCCCCTTGTCGGTGAAGTCCGTCATCAGCAACACGCCGCCGTGGTGCGCGCTCTCCCGCTGGACGTATTCGTAGAAGGCGTTCAGGTCGCGGGTGAAGTCCTCCGGCCGCGCGGACGCACGCTGGCTGTCGAAGCGGAGGAAGAAGCAGGTGACGTCACGGAAGTCGCCGCTGAACTCCTGGTGCGCCGTCGTGATTTTCGTGAAGAGCACCGGGTGCAGCAGCAGCGAGCACCGGGCCACCATCTCCGGCCCCGAGGGCAACACGAAGCCGGGCGCTGGAGGCACGCGCAACGGCACGGTGGGCGCCAGGCGGTACGCGTTGCCGCGGGCCTCGCCTTGACGGGCCGGCTCCGGCAGCAGGGCCCACGCCTCCGGGCTGAGCAGCACCTCCCCCACCGTGGCCCGCTTCTCCGCCGCCACCGCCTGCGCCAGCGGCTGGCCGATGAGCGCGGGGTGCATCCACATGCCCGTGGCGCCCAACACCACCCGGTGGGCTTCGCCGAACCCGATGCCGATGCGCGACGACACGCTGAAGCGCTGGCCCAGCAGCTCCAGTTGCGCGAAGCGGGACAGCCGCTGCTGGACGTCCAACGCACACCGGGCCGCGCGCTGCACCGCGCCGCTGGCGTCCACGTCCGGCTCCACCTCGAAGCAGGCCAGGATGGAGTCACCGGCGAACTGGTAGATGTCACCGCCGTGGTCCTTCACGACGTCGATCATCTCCGTGTAGTAGCTCGTCAGGAGCCGCTGGAGCGCATCGATGCCCCGGGGCCCGGCCCCGCTCAGGCTGACGACGATGGGCGTGAAGCCCGCGATGTCCAGGAGCAGGATGGCGCCTCGCACCGGCTCCACGAGCGGCAGCGCGTGCGCCTCCGTGCGCTCCAGACGCCGGAGCACGGCGCCGGGGATGTAGGGCGCCAACGTCGCGAGGATGGGGTCGATGTCCACCGGAGACATGGCCGTGCGCTCAGCCCAGGGCGTTGAAGCGGATCCACATGGCCAGCACGCCTACCACCGCATAGAAGCCAATCTCCACCGTCTCCGACACCGGCTGCGCCTTCTTCAGCGCGCCCCACGTGTGGACGACCACCATTCCCGCACACACCCAGCCGATGAGGTCGAAGATGGCGGGGCCTGGCCGAGACACGAAACGGGCCGCCGTGAGGATGATGGCCAGCGCCACCGCGCCAAGGCAGCGCCCGAAGTACACCGTGAGGTGATTGTTCCCCTCCGGCAGCCGCCACCCGAACCAGCGCGCCCACGTCAGGGGCATCAGCAGCAGGGGAATCGCGAAGACGACCAGGAAGAGCGTCCCGGCGATGACGAGGAACCAGCTGGCGAGCGGATGGTCGGGACTGATCATGATGGCGCACTCGAGACGACGCGGCCCGCCCTGCCTGGGTGGCCACCGCCCGTTCCCCCGAGTGCATCATCCTAGACGTTTTCCAGCGGCTACGGCACGGCCAGGCGGAGCGGATCACGCACCGCGGCCCGGAGGAACTCGGCCACCCGCTCCAGGGAGTCCGTCCGCTCCAGCTCCGCTGGGAAGCGCCGGAAGGACTCCGGCGGCCCGTAGAGGATGACCGGCTTGCCATAACGCAGGGCCAGGACCGCCTCGGCCACCGTCCCCGCGCCCCCGGGCAGCGACACCAGGGCGTGCGGCGTGAGCACGTTGATGTGATTGCGGCTGAGCGGATCCGTCCCCTGCTCTCCGCTGAGCGGCAGATGCGTGTAGATGGGCAGCTCCACGTTGGGATTGGGGTAGCCCGAACGGGGCCGGTATTCGCCGCCCTCCACCGTGCCTGGGACGATGCCAATGGAGATGCCGTGCCGGTACTCCACCTGGACGAAGGCATCCGCCGCAGTCCGCATCACCCCGCTGCCAGCGCCCGTGAGCAGGTCGAAGCCCGCCTCGGCGATCCACCGGACCAGCGGGATGACCCGCTCCGCGTGGTCCTCCTTGCCAGAACCGAAGACACCGATGATCCGCCGTGGCCTGCGCATGGGCTCTGCTCCTTCCCCCGGTAATGACGGGCCCTTCCTCCAGCTTGTTCCAACCGCGCGCCGTCTTCCTCTCACGACGGTTCATTGCCCCACATTCCCCCCGCCGGGCGTTCACCGATGGAAGCCTTCACACGTGGAGCGTGACGGATTGGACGCTTCACCTGTCAGACCCCCTCTCTACCTTCCTCGGCATGCGACTGGAGGTCGTCCATGTTCGACAGTTGTGGAGGATGTGAGCGCCGCGGAAGCGCCGGTGAAGTGTTCGACTGGTGCGCCCACTGCGAGCTGTCCCTGTGCCCCCGCTGCATGGAGCGCGGCTGCTGCGACCACGAGCCCGCCGAGTCCGGCCGCTCGGCGCCCCGGTGCCTGCCAGAGCCTCCCGAGGACGACGAGGCCACGGCCCTTCCCGAGCACTTCGGCGGCCGGTGCTGCACCCGCGCCCGCGCCGTGGCCTGCTCCTGCGCCTTCCACTGGGTTTGCACTCACCACGGCGATCAGCACATCGGCACGCATGACTGACGTTCCCGTCGTCCGCTGGGAACGGATCTCCAGGCGCTGGGCTCGACACATCCGGCCATGCCCGGAAAGTGACGTTTCACCTGGTATTTTCCGGGCAGGCCAGATTGCTCAGTTCCTGAGAGGGTGTGAGGATGCGTGTGAGACAGATTTTGTGTCTCACCCCCACCTTGCGCCCCTCCGAGGAGCCTCCCGTGAGTCCCCCCTTCGCGCGTCCCCGCGAGCTGGCTGTCACCGTGGAGTCGTCGCTGCCCGCCGCGCTGCCCTCGCACGCCATCGAAGTAGACGTGGGGGTGGCCCTGCCTGTCGCGTTCGGTGGGCTGAGAAAGGTCCTTCGCGCGTGTGAAGCCGCCGCGCCCCAGGTCGTCCACACCCTCTCCCGCGCCCATCCCTCCGAATGGAACCGGCTGTTTCCCGGCGCCATTGACGGCGTGCCGGACCTCGGTGACCTGGCGCTGACGCCCTCCGAGCGCCGCCTCCACCGCGAATCGGAGCAGATGTTCTGGGTCCTCAACGTGGCCGCGAAGGCCATCGTGGAGACGCTGCGCGTCAGCGGCCGGCCCCTGGTGCTCCACGGCGCGGGTGAATGTGACCTGGTGAGCCTGCGCGCGGTGATGCGGGCGGCCGAGTGGAGCCGCTTGGAAGGGCTGGATGGCACCCTGTTGTTCA contains the following coding sequences:
- a CDS encoding AAA family ATPase; amino-acid sequence: MSPVDIDPILATLAPYIPGAVLRRLERTEAHALPLVEPVRGAILLLDIAGFTPIVVSLSGAGPRGIDALQRLLTSYYTEMIDVVKDHGGDIYQFAGDSILACFEVEPDVDASGAVQRAARCALDVQQRLSRFAQLELLGQRFSVSSRIGIGFGEAHRVVLGATGMWMHPALIGQPLAQAVAAEKRATVGEVLLSPEAWALLPEPARQGEARGNAYRLAPTVPLRVPPAPGFVLPSGPEMVARCSLLLHPVLFTKITTAHQEFSGDFRDVTCFFLRFDSQRASARPEDFTRDLNAFYEYVQRESAHHGGVLLMTDFTDKGNVLYVIFGAPTALQSKEVLACRLACKLMRERESFPFVSSLQIGIATGPAYFGDMGSPWRKGYSALGEVVNMAARLMTHGQGSGIHIDAQTERKLHQGGFDTEFVEDARLKGVSRAVPVYRLSAEVRRSLFLKGKGDIVGRQREVESLRQAVDESLEGHGRICVVSGEAGIGKSRLGAKVVEVAETRGAHSLYGICYSYEMFTPFFPWKEVLVQLFGLHEGDDVETQLAQLRQGFAGLEDTGPEWIPVLAGILGLPVEESPLTRGLDARRKNQKLFQIILQLLEKVSRQTPVLLFFEDLHWADNISVDLIEYVAARLSPLRVTLLVTMRPGDHLKSLKGLPGLRWLDLSSLDDEDTRALLRLHLRMETPDTALEDLLLAKVQGNPFFTESIVQGMVEKGYLGPVAPGAERLELKRSLQGLELPDSIQDVVLARIDLLTETEKLVVRVASVVGRIFTLEAVAALAPGSVSPERIREAIDTLTRLGLILLELEEPFTCIFKHIVIRDVAYTTLLVSAREDLHRRMARFIEARAGENPVKSAGILAYHSLAGNDEVKGLEYTLMAARSAREQYANDDAVHHYNRAMEILGGTVALDPEEVLRKTHVVMKELAETLLNAGNYAGAILMFEQCLADEEQVPRRAEIHLGLGRAHQEKGESKRAIQELETALELMGRTMPRSMAALVLRSVLAMGLHLLYGLFPWLVRPLGARLPLYLKQLSTLISLIKIYYFADIGKLTWATLVATTMAERSRSEYGLSLATSYYGSLLFGSGLVGRSGHWCQRALEHARRSRDTAAEGVALSRLATQSIFTNEQARATEYGEQAVSLLRQVGDMWEVQTGLMMLATSQFLASRFQDAERAYLEMGRVGVELNALMHQGWSHAWVPMCRYLRGDGDVGELCAELEEGLRISIDVQDLANQCASLNHLVNVAVREHQVEEAALMAVRADEALWRYHVLVPFLQIGLVDAAEGALFALEQGAVSVPREQLWALYRRCALKARALGALYPYLRGPALRVMARAKALKRGAKAAEPLFDRALEVLEATPNRWETGVAYLDAAAALPHRRTALLARARGIFTAIDAQAELRRVERLESSPRDTAPVLAAALT
- a CDS encoding molybdenum cofactor carrier protein translates to MRRPRRIIGVFGSGKEDHAERVIPLVRWIAEAGFDLLTGAGSGVMRTAADAFVQVEYRHGISIGIVPGTVEGGEYRPRSGYPNPNVELPIYTHLPLSGEQGTDPLSRNHINVLTPHALVSLPGGAGTVAEAVLALRYGKPVILYGPPESFRRFPAELERTDSLERVAEFLRAAVRDPLRLAVP